DNA sequence from the Neomonachus schauinslandi chromosome 16, ASM220157v2, whole genome shotgun sequence genome:
ctgcaCAGATTTCCTAAAACCCTTATAATTTCCTAAGTGAGAAGAATGCTAGGAGCATCTTCTGTTCTAATgtttggtctttgaccctggttcctgacacagagctcctaaatcccttggaatttcctggacAACAgcagcatcttttgttctaatgacaTAAatcttggtgggctcctggatgggggctggtcacagaAAGGCCAAGCCGTGGTTAGAAGCTTGGAAGTTTCAGCCCCATGTCCTCATCctccaggaagggaagaggagctgAAAATGGAGGTAATGATCTATCAGGTCTATGTGAGgaggcctccataaaaatcccaatagtACAGGGTTGGGGCGGGGGTTGGTTagggagcttctgggttggtgaacatgtggagggTCTAGGAGGGTGGGCACACCTGGAAAGGGGATGGAAGCTCCattcatctcttccatctggataTTGATCTGTATCCTTCATCACATCCTTTTATAATAGACTGGTACAAAGTAAGTAAACTGCCTTCCCGAGTTTTGTGGGCTGCTGTGACCAATTAATTAAAActgaggagggggctgtgggaacCACCGATTTACAGTCAGttagttggtcagaagcacaggtgatgaCCTAggcttgtgactggcatctgaaggtGGAGTGGGACAGCCTTGCGGGACTGAGCCCatcacctgtgggatctgatgctagctccgggtagatagtgtcagaattaagttgaattataggacacccagctggtgtcagagagaATTATTTGGTGTGgggaaaaccacacacacatttAGTGTCCAAAAGTGTCAGAAATAGTAATTCTGTGTGGTTTTCCTTACATTGTCACTCTTCTCCAAATACGTAGGTAATTATGATGAATTGCAGCCCCCATGCCTCTCCGTCTTCATTTCTTACCCACCATTACCCAATGCCCACACCCACACAGCTCTGCTTTAGAAACACTGTCCATCTTGCTGTTTCTCCCACACATCAAGTATGCCCCAACCTCAGAACCCCCAAACCTTGCTTAGATAGAGCCTTAGTGATGCTCTCGGGGCTCACACTACACTCCTTCACTTTGGCTCTGGCGGGTTTTTTTCTCAAAGACTCCAGCCCCAGGACTGTCATCCCTCATTCTTCCATCTAATTCCCCTCCAAAACACCATTTCCTATCAATTTCTTGCATATTTTTGCTACTTATCTGTTCACTGTTTTcatctcctcccccccccccagcaataAATGTAAGTCCTTGACCTCAGggacattttatatttgtaacatatgtatttgtaaaaaCACAGATATTACCCAAGCACCCAGAACAATCAACAAGTGGGAGATAtttgagaaaagaatgaatgcatgcatggtGATTGCAGATCATGTGCTCAGAAACCTCAGTGGTGTCCACCTTAGTcagagattgattgattgattgactgattgttttcttaagtaggctccacacccagcatggagcccagcgtggggcttgaactcacaaccctgaaatcaagacccgagccaagatcaagagtcggatgtttaactgattgagccacccaggcgcccccttagtcagagttttaaataaataaacgcCAGTCAGAGTTCGGAAATGAGCAGGACTAGGACAGGATGACATAGACACATGAGAAGGAGTGCACGCCAAGCAACGATTCTGAGATGCAAAAAGCTCACTCTGCTTGAGGCGAGTGAGTAGGCTGGTGTAGGGGGATTGCAGCATTGAAGGTGACTCTGGGTTTCCTGCCCCAAATGCCAGACCAAGTTGTTTGGGCACCTGACTTCCGGCAGTGTGGAGGAGGAGTGCTTTTCAGACTTGGGCATGTGGGACAAGGATCTTcgtggaggagaggtgggagggctGCAGCGGGATAAGGACTAAGAGGGGAGCTCAGCTCAAAGGGAGTGGTTGCATTATGCTGTACTGAGAAGAACAGACGTGCTCTGCAGCATATTGGTGTAAGAAGTGCAAGGCTGGGGCAGGACAGGGTCGGGTCTCTGGTGGAGTGTCAGGGACACAAGTGCCATCAGGGAGGTGGACAACCAGCAGGAAGAATATGCTTAGGAGTGCATTCACCACATGTTTCTGAGGCTTTGACATCTGGGGCCTTGCTAACCTTAGAGGAACTGTCCTGGCCAGAACTAGCCAATCTCTAGAGATGGTGGACTTGCTTGCAAGCATGCCTTTCACATGCAAACCAATCCGTCCAAAGCTCACTCTCCAACCCCTCCTTACATTCTGGGCCACTATTCCTCTGCctaatcaccccagggccaggaacCAAACAACTAGGGATGCCCCAAcaccccagagcctgctgaaatgattcaaactagccaatcctgaATCTGCTTACCCTGTCTCACCATGCCTTTCCTGTGGAAACTGCAATAAAGGCCCTACCCATGTTTCCCTttgccccctctgcctcctgacccaCCTTAGCCCTGATCCATGTGGTCCTGTGTGGGGTGGTGTGCCTCTCCTCCTGGGAACTGTGAGTGACAGAGTGCCTTTTCAGTGGCAATCACCTCCTGATCTGCTGACCTCAGACACCTGGataataaaacctacattttcAAACAAGCAGGAAGGTGATGAGCTCATTTCTGGACATGCTGAATGGAGCATGGCTATGGGCCACCCCAAGAGATGCGGAAGAGAGTCTACACGCCAGGACACCCACGTCACTCACCAAGGGAGCTGGCTCTACCACCGGGTGGCTGCCGTCCACGCCCACTGCTCTCCGGGATGCTCTCCTCCTGCAGCTCTTCACTCTGACGGAGACACCAGAGTCTCTGACATAGGGTCACTCTTCTGAGGCAGTTTGAGGGTGGGGTGAGCCCGGGAGCCTTCATAGCAAGGCTTTGTAACAAGGTCCCCGTGCTCCTAGACTGCTGGGACCAGGGCTGGGAACACATGCGTACCTGGCACCCTTCGCCCTTGCTCCAGGACCTCACAACCCCTGCAAGTTccacttctcccctctcccccatacCCACCCAGCTCACCCAAAGAAGataaggcagaggcagagagcgAACACTGTGGTGATGCCAGCTCCCGCAATGGCACCTAGCATCACTCCTGACCAGATCCCCAGTTTCCCTGCAGACAGAGACACTTGGGGTGAACTCCAGTCTTGATGAGCCGGCATGAGTCTCCTCCTCTTTAGCACGCAGAGAGCAGTACCCTTCCCCTCCTGTCCAGGGTTCAGCCCTGAAGGTCTCCCACCCATTGCAGGACCTCAGCCTCCACCAGAAGGACATGGTCTATGTGACACCTTCTATCCACACCATCTGGCCCCTGCACCCTGTCCAGCAAATGCCATCTCTTCTAGGACCCAAGTTCTTCCCCATGCAGGGTCTCTCTGCAACAGACTCTGGACCTGGCTGCAGCAGGACCAAGAGACTCTGGGCCTCGTGGGCACTCCAGAGAGAGAGACGTATGCACAGAGCTCTGTGGGACACAGAaagtccctccttccttccagggaGGGTGTCTGAATCTCCTCTCCTGGCCTCCACTGGCCCTATCACTCAGGGTCAAAGTGGTCTTTCGTGCTTCCAGAAGCAGGTGGAAGCAGTGATATTCTCAGAGCTTCAGCTCTCCTTGTCCTTCCTGGCCATGCCTCCTGAGAGCCCAACACCCAGAGTGAGGGATGTGTCTCTGGGCCATCACCTATCAGCCATATGGTGGGCACCGAAAGAGTCCTAATGGGGCTCACTGTCCAGGTGGGGGCCAGATGTCATTACCAATGGGAATAGAACAGTGGGGGGTAAGGCTGGGCTCAGAGAGAGGTCAAGGTGAGGGCTGAGGAATGATAGTGAAAGAATGGCCCAGAGACATTTTGGGGCAGTAAAACTACTCTGCATGATACCACtagatggatacatgtcattataaattCTCCAATCCATAGAAGGTACaataccaagaatgaaccctaatgtcaACTATGGACTGTTAGTGATAAATGCATGCCTATGTAGGTTTTATTGTAACAAAGGTACACTCTGttgggggatgttgatagtgaAGAGGCTATGCATGTAAAAGCAGGGCTTTTGGGGAAATCTCTCTACCTTCAGCCCAATTTTGCCAAGAACTTAAAACTCcccttctagggcgcctgggtggctcagttggttaagcgactgccttcggctcaggtcatgatcctggagtcccgggatcgagtcccgcatcgggctccctgctcggcagggagtctgcctctccctctgaccctcctccctctcatgctctctgtctctcattctctctctctcaaatagataaataaaatcttttaaaaaaaaaaaaaaaacctccccttctaaaaataaaagttactaaaAATGCCTCAGGCCTTCAGAGACCAGAGGAAGATAAAGAGCATAATCAAGATGGTGGGGAGAAAACTGCAGGTCACCCTGGCAAGACCAGAGAGAGAGGGTATGGGAGAGGAGGACTGAGGGGGCTTCTCATGTCTAACCACAGCTCCCCAACACACCCCCACCCGTTGAGTCTCAAGTCCCACTCAGACACAACTTGACAGAGACCCTGGCCAGTCAATGCCCCATGGATGGGAGGCTCCTTCCTACCTGGTCTGTGTCCCAGGCAGACACCAGTTGTTGGGTTCTGTGTGGCACCTGGGATGGGAAGAAGGGATTTCCCTCTTCAGTGGGGTGGGATGATGTGAGATACATGTAGGCATCCCCTGTCCCCAGAAACCACAGAAATAAGGAGGGACAGGGCTTGAGTCCTTCTAGGTCCCACACTCAGCGAGACCTCCTGGTAAAACACCAAGGCTACCCAACCTGgccttccctcccctcactccttcAGGGACCTGGGCATCCTGGCCGCATGCTCACAGGTGACATTGAGCTGGACAGTCCTTTCCACCATCACACCAGCTGCAGGGAAGTACACCTGACAGGTGAGGTTGGTGCCATGGTCCTGGGGCCGTGGGGTGAGGGTGAGCACTGAGGAGAGGTGGgtcctggggcccagggaggTGAGGGCCGCTGACATCCAGGAGAAGATGGGAGGCGTGCCCCGCTCACAggcccagggcacagagcaggtcAGGTTCCCGGGGCGGCCAGACTCCAGGGTCCCCGGGATGAGGATGTCAGGTGTGCGGGCCAGGGCTGTGAGGAGATGAGGAGACACGGGAATCAGGAAGGGGGTCCGAGGTGAGGCCCTGAGAGAAACCTCAGGGTTTGGTTCAGCTCCTGCCTCGGAGTTCTGACATGGGTTACCCCCAGTCCCTCCCAGGAAGTGAGTCCCATCCCGGCTCTGACCTAGgacctctgtccttcccctgtgGCCTCACCTGGAGTCTGCTCCTTACCCGTCACATGCACGGAGAGCTGGTTCTTTAGGTAACTATATTTCATAGAAGACCCTCTCTCCACCCTAAAGAAGTATGTCCCCGAGTCCCTTCTCTGTGCATCTCTGATGTCCAGGGAGCAGTCCCGGGGGTCCCCGAGGAGGTGGAATCGGCCCTGGGTCTCCTCCTGCACGTCTCGATCTGGGTTGGTTGTGGCCACTGGAGCATCCTGCTGTACACTGGCCCCTTCCCGGAACCAGTAGCCAAGAGCAGGGAAAGACTCAGTCGAGAACCAATTGGGGTAAGAGAAGCTGCAGGGCACGGAGATACACAGGCCCTCCTGCACCGTCAGGGACGCCGGCACTTGCAGCCAGAACCTTGAACGCTGAGCCAGGGACCCTGTGGGGAATCGAGGGTCAGCAGCAGCCCCCGcccgcctgccccccaccctcgaCCCACTCACCTGCCCACAGCAGGGGCAGAAAAAGCGGCGGCAGCAGCATCTTTGAGTTGGAGCGTGCGTGGGCTTCCTGTGGGTGAAGAAGTGGAGAGCAGTGGAGGAGGGTTGTGGGGGACCCAGGGGAAGCTGGGGAGGAGCATAAGCCCTTGTGGTTCTCAGAAGAGGAACTGCAGTGCCGgagctccccctctccctctgtacagCAGCCACGCCcttggccagagaccagggagccCCACCCAGGGAGGAGAGACCAGCAGCAGACCCCGTGTCCTGCCCCCCGTCTCTGTGCTTCTTTCCAGCACCTGAGCCTGGACCAGGGGCGTGCGTCTTGCCCATTAGGCCTCAAATTTGCTAGAGGCCTGCCCTGATGGGGAGGGGCACAGCAGAGGTGTCTGAGAACTCTGTGGCATGAGAGGGGCGTAGGTGGGTGTGCTGGAGTCCTGCTGTCCAGGCTGTGGCATCATTGGTGCTCTCCATTTGCTCTGGGGAAGTGGTCACTTCCTGGCCTGGGCCAAGTTAGCCGCTGTGGTGTCTCGACCTACGGTTCTTGAACAGGGGTATTTGCCTGC
Encoded proteins:
- the LOC110572962 gene encoding myeloid cell surface antigen CD33 isoform X1, with the protein product MLLPPLFLPLLWAGSLAQRSRFWLQVPASLTVQEGLCISVPCSFSYPNWFSTESFPALGYWFREGASVQQDAPVATTNPDRDVQEETQGRFHLLGDPRDCSLDIRDAQRRDSGTYFFRVERGSSMKYSYLKNQLSVHVTALARTPDILIPGTLESGRPGNLTCSVPWACERGTPPIFSWMSAALTSLGPRTHLSSVLTLTPRPQDHGTNLTCQVYFPAAGVMVERTVQLNVTWKLGIWSGVMLGAIAGAGITTVFALCLCLIFFGVKSCRRRASRRAVGVDGSHPVVEPAPLDCQQQSKSDLPADPTSSAGVPPTLEMDQELYYASISFHRMKEDTYAEYSEIRTQ
- the LOC110572962 gene encoding myeloid cell surface antigen CD33 isoform X2, with product MLLPPLFLPLLWAGSLAQRSRFWLQVPASLTVQEGLCISVPCSFSYPNWFSTESFPALGYWFREGASVQQDAPVATTNPDRDVQEETQGRFHLLGDPRDCSLDIRDAQRRDSGTYFFRVERGSSMKYSYLKNQLSVHVTALARTPDILIPGTLESGRPGNLTCSVPWACERGTPPIFSWMSAALTSLGPRTHLSSVLTLTPRPQDHGTNLTCQVYFPAAGVMVERTVQLNVTCEHAARMPRCHTEPNNWCLPGTQTRVKSCRRRASRRAVGVDGSHPVVEPAPLDCQQQSKSDLPADPTSSAGVPPTLEMDQELYYASISFHRMKEDTYAEYSEIRTQ
- the LOC110572962 gene encoding myeloid cell surface antigen CD33 isoform X3 encodes the protein MLLPPLFLPLLWAGSLAQRSRFWLQVPASLTVQEGLCISVPCSFSYPNWFSTESFPALGYWFREGASVQQDAPVATTNPDRDVQEETQGRFHLLGDPRDCSLDIRDAQRRDSGTYFFRVERGSSMKYSYLKNQLSVHVTALARTPDILIPGTLESGRPGNLTCSVPWACERGTPPIFSWMSAALTSLGPRTHLSSVLTLTPRPQDHGTNLTCQVYFPAAGVMVERTVQLNVTCEHAARMPRCHTEPNNWCLPGTQTRRVTLCQRLWCLRQSEELQEESIPESSGRGRQPPGGRASSLGLPAAVQVRPPC